One Halostella limicola genomic window carries:
- a CDS encoding RsmB/NOP family class I SAM-dependent RNA methyltransferase, translated as METLERYRPIVDDFDAFLDACRRPLPSAVRVNAIKATTEEVVAAFDEAGVGYERASWNDRVMTVDTDRPGNTWPYFHGWIHGQEEVSSLPATVLDPDPGERVWDAAAAPGSKTTHLAALMDDRGLLVANDNNLGRLSALRSNAERLGVTNVAVTNADARNFSLKPFGGEPFDRALVDAPCSCEGTIRKNPDALDEWDMSHVRGVAGVQKGILRRAIQATREGGTVVYSTCTFAPEENEGVLDHVLGEEDCRLVETDLDIEHRPGVTEWEGEEYDGSVRKAARIYPHFEDTGGFFVAKLEVTA; from the coding sequence ATGGAGACACTGGAACGGTATCGGCCCATCGTCGACGACTTCGACGCCTTCCTCGACGCGTGCCGGCGGCCGCTCCCCTCGGCGGTTCGGGTCAACGCGATCAAGGCGACCACAGAGGAGGTCGTCGCCGCGTTCGACGAGGCGGGCGTCGGCTACGAGCGGGCGTCGTGGAACGACCGCGTCATGACGGTCGACACGGACCGCCCCGGCAACACGTGGCCGTACTTCCACGGCTGGATCCACGGGCAGGAGGAGGTGTCCTCGCTCCCGGCGACGGTGCTCGATCCCGACCCGGGCGAGCGCGTCTGGGACGCCGCCGCCGCGCCCGGGAGCAAGACGACGCACCTCGCGGCGCTGATGGACGACCGCGGCCTGCTGGTCGCGAACGACAACAACCTGGGCCGCCTCTCGGCGCTGCGCTCGAACGCGGAGCGCCTCGGCGTGACGAACGTCGCCGTGACGAACGCGGACGCGCGGAACTTCTCGCTGAAGCCGTTCGGCGGCGAGCCGTTCGACCGCGCGCTGGTCGACGCCCCTTGCTCCTGCGAGGGGACGATCCGCAAGAACCCCGACGCGCTGGACGAGTGGGACATGAGCCACGTCCGGGGCGTCGCGGGCGTCCAGAAGGGGATCCTCCGGCGGGCGATCCAGGCGACCCGCGAGGGTGGCACCGTCGTCTACTCGACGTGTACGTTCGCCCCCGAGGAGAACGAGGGCGTGCTCGACCACGTGCTTGGCGAGGAGGACTGCCGCCTCGTCGAGACGGACCTCGACATCGAACACCGCCCCGGCGTCACCGAGTGGGAGGGCGAGGAGTACGACGGGAGCGTCCGGAAGGCCGCCCGCATCTACCCGCACTTCGAGGACACCGGCGGCTTCTTCGTCGCGAAACTGGAGGTGACGGCATGA
- a CDS encoding proteasome assembly chaperone family protein gives MAHVRLRGDEVDLDEPYLVEGLPGVGLVGKIATDHLVEQFDMEYYASVHCDGLPRIGVYQDGDRSVRPPVRLYADEERDLLALQSDVPVSAENAGDFADCVTGWIDDNDATPLYLSGRPAEKDGDVPALFGVGTGDGGEWLNERDIDTPSESGAIAGPTGALIARSAENDLDSVGLIVESDPQFPDPEAARVLIDRGIAPLANVDADVSNLVDRAEEIRQQKEQLAQRMGQADEDESSQAQPLRMFQ, from the coding sequence ATGGCGCACGTCAGACTCCGCGGAGACGAGGTCGACCTCGACGAGCCGTACCTGGTGGAAGGGCTGCCCGGCGTCGGGCTGGTCGGGAAGATCGCCACAGATCATCTGGTGGAGCAGTTCGACATGGAGTACTACGCCAGCGTCCACTGCGACGGGCTCCCCCGGATCGGCGTCTATCAGGACGGCGACCGGTCGGTCCGCCCGCCGGTGCGACTGTACGCGGACGAGGAGCGGGACCTGCTCGCCCTCCAGAGCGACGTGCCGGTCTCGGCCGAGAACGCCGGCGACTTCGCGGACTGCGTGACGGGGTGGATCGACGACAACGACGCGACGCCCCTGTACCTCAGCGGCAGGCCGGCGGAGAAAGACGGCGACGTCCCCGCCCTGTTCGGCGTCGGCACCGGCGACGGCGGCGAGTGGCTGAACGAGCGGGACATCGATACGCCGAGCGAGAGCGGCGCGATCGCCGGGCCGACGGGCGCGCTCATCGCCCGGTCCGCGGAGAACGACCTCGACAGCGTCGGCCTCATCGTCGAGAGCGACCCGCAGTTCCCCGACCCCGAGGCGGCGCGGGTGCTCATCGACCGCGGCATCGCCCCGCTGGCGAACGTCGACGCGGACGTCTCGAACCTGGTCGACCGCGCCGAGGAGATCCGCCAGCAGAAGGAGCAACTCGCCCAGCGGATGGGTCAGGCCGACGAGGACGAGAGCTCGCAGGCCCAGCCGCTGCGGATGTTCCAGTAG
- a CDS encoding DUF7122 family protein — translation MSDGNSGQQFDRLPETPDEREVEGRASRQEIVDWWEERFAVPTETFDGISFWEKGAGKIWAFAGDVDSPVRIEGLGMAFMRTRQEHWKPTTEAVQRFGVEAERNVVRLTREQAERFVAGEDQELNWDGDWGYLIAAHDLAGTDAPLGVGLYLHGELRSRIPKGRRREF, via the coding sequence ATGAGCGACGGCAACAGCGGACAGCAGTTCGACCGCCTCCCCGAGACCCCAGACGAGCGCGAGGTCGAGGGCCGGGCGTCCCGCCAGGAGATCGTCGACTGGTGGGAGGAGCGCTTCGCCGTCCCGACGGAGACGTTCGACGGGATCTCGTTCTGGGAGAAAGGCGCCGGCAAGATCTGGGCGTTCGCCGGCGACGTCGACTCGCCGGTCCGGATCGAGGGCCTCGGGATGGCGTTCATGCGGACCCGGCAGGAACACTGGAAACCGACGACCGAGGCGGTTCAGCGCTTCGGCGTCGAGGCCGAGCGGAACGTCGTCCGCCTGACGCGCGAGCAGGCCGAGCGGTTCGTCGCCGGCGAGGACCAGGAACTCAACTGGGACGGCGACTGGGGCTACCTGATCGCCGCCCACGACCTCGCGGGTACCGACGCGCCCCTCGGCGTCGGCCTCTACCTCCACGGCGAACTCAGGTCGCGTATCCCGAAGGGACGCCGCCGGGAGTTCTGA